The DNA region GCCAAGCACTCCAGATAGAAGCAGCTCAGAGCGAAATTCCTTGGGAACTAGTGCGGGAACCTTCTGCATTTGCTCAACCTAATGACTTTATGAAAGCACTACAGAATAAGATTGTTGTGGGTATTGTTGCGGGTTTAGCTGTGGCTTTTGCCTTAGATAAACTAGATGGTAGTTTCCATACTATTAGTGCTCTCCAAAGAAAAGTCAAACCACCTATTTTAGGTGTATTACCCTTTAATCAACAAGTCTTTCTATCTCAAGAAAATAGCGGAAAGGCAAAAAAGCGCAAGCGTAAATTTCTCAATCGTGTTAAACAGCTCATGATTCGACTGAGCCAACGCTTCTCCAGTAGCGCCAGTAAGTTGGCGATCGCCTTGTTTGAAGAATACGATGGTACCGTCGAATTTTTTGAATCATTACGGGTTATTCATACGAACATCATGCCGTTGATAGAGGAACGCAATTACAAAACCTTTGTTGTTAGTGCAGCAACAGTAGGTGATGGAAAAACAACTGTTGCGATCAATTGGGCAGATACGGCTGCTGTTATGGGGCAAAAGGTGCTCTTGATTGATGCCAATTTTCGTAAGCCAGAAATCCCTGAATTTCTCAACCTAGATAATGATGCTGGTCTGGTGGATTTATTACGGGAACCAACCCAGGACATTACATCCTATGTAAAAAAAGTCTTTGAGGATCGCGAGCTTTTCGTATTATCTCCTGGCAAGTCGGAAGACGAGATTGCCAAACTTCTGAATAACGAACGACTTGATTCTGTCATGGCTAAGTTAGAACAAGAATTTGACCTAATTATTCTTGATATTCCCAGTATGCTTGGTCTGGCTGATGCAACCCTATTTAGCCGAAATACTGACGCCCTCATTTTAGTGACGAGTCTCCACAAAACCCGACAAACCATATTACAAGAAACTCTCGATGAGCTGGAGAACAAACAAATTCCGGTACTTGGCCTAGTTGTCAATCGTCAAAAAGGTGCGGCTCCCGTGCTCCGGGCAACCCTTAGCCAATCCAGTAATACCAATTATTTCCCGGATCTGGAGAATAATAGCGATATTCCACCCACAATAGAGCAATCTCTCGCGTCCTTAGAAGTAGAGGATTCAGAAAACTTAGAGGGTGTACCAGATTACGAGCATGGGATTGGTGAACATACTAATGACGATGGCGAAGTTTTACAACAGCTACCAGTGGCAGAGAATAATGAAAAAGAGGAAAGTATTATCTAACGTAAGTTCAGGATAAGAAGCGCTGATGAAATAAGAGAGGAGGAATAGAATCAGAATTACAAATGAACTATCCCGAATGTCAT from [Leptolyngbya] sp. PCC 7376 includes:
- a CDS encoding tyrosine-protein kinase domain-containing protein is translated as MRHSSSSKRHLPTVEAKTVERFSMTAPQQTPNQPNAEDEESGGNKVGEIIEMVQRRALIIMGVAIVMIGNSAIKLSKVPTTYRGNFQLLVEPVNAELASLSNPGATSSALDYDTQLAILRSPALLLPIIEDLRETYPSLGFGRLLGGLEIEQLGKTKIIEVSFASTNQALTRAVLDDLSTSYLEYSKEKRQTFLQQGLRFVDEQRRITQEKVDELQKQLQEFRQKNGFARPEDRSNQLTAQLGSLEAERLEIEQELAILEVSLRNIQTEEGIQALLINDGAYQDIRAQIREVDTQLGLERTRFQEGNSVIQALKQRRDTLLPVLQQQVNATVEAKLAEGSAQIRLYNTRLQNIDAARTRISEEIQNLSALIREYNNIERQLGIAVGSLTNFLQSRQALQIEAAQSEIPWELVREPSAFAQPNDFMKALQNKIVVGIVAGLAVAFALDKLDGSFHTISALQRKVKPPILGVLPFNQQVFLSQENSGKAKKRKRKFLNRVKQLMIRLSQRFSSSASKLAIALFEEYDGTVEFFESLRVIHTNIMPLIEERNYKTFVVSAATVGDGKTTVAINWADTAAVMGQKVLLIDANFRKPEIPEFLNLDNDAGLVDLLREPTQDITSYVKKVFEDRELFVLSPGKSEDEIAKLLNNERLDSVMAKLEQEFDLIILDIPSMLGLADATLFSRNTDALILVTSLHKTRQTILQETLDELENKQIPVLGLVVNRQKGAAPVLRATLSQSSNTNYFPDLENNSDIPPTIEQSLASLEVEDSENLEGVPDYEHGIGEHTNDDGEVLQQLPVAENNEKEESII